Proteins encoded by one window of Crassostrea angulata isolate pt1a10 chromosome 9, ASM2561291v2, whole genome shotgun sequence:
- the LOC128163696 gene encoding protein singed-like has protein sequence MESENFFEWKIGIMNIEEKYLTAEGYGDKVNACGTSLRQKQTWTVEFHGDETVYIRSYARNFLSVDRLGTVTCAAAERGENEQFVVEYATDGSGRWAFRNKKQKHYLAGTQDKIDCLAKKASEEELSLWNTPFVLHPQLTLFSLAGKKFAIADKDGVKVSGTKAWGSHALFTLVYHCGKYRFITADNRSLCKDGTLVDTHDKDTLFGIEVHLSVDKALTGLAFKDNEGRFLSASSASGLLKAQQKQLKKETLFRFDLCHPQVSILGTEGKMAHVAFGNEVMLKKQNNEPSTSEIFQLEYHGKKKKWSIETYEGTFWGVGQRGRIDANAKTVSDDNLFEITWLSNGMAAIKGSNGKPLVSTGTGNLAANLPDDAIDEGFQIRLLNRPQIVFRCDFGYIGMKNATGSNKDEYICTKPFPSVISVQQMEDGKYSLQSENGKYWCINLQAGGYPSIKANSAEPVPFVLEFRDTLVVTILAPNERYMTCDKVGHFHATSTEPGSKCLLFI, from the exons ATGGAGTCCGAAAACTTCTTCGAGTGGAAAATCGGGATCATGAACATAGAGGAAAAGTACCTCACGGCGGAAGGATACGGAGATAAGGTCAACGCCTGTGGCACATCCCTCCGCCAAAAGCAGACGTGGACTGTTGAGTTCCACGGGGACGAGACGGTGTACATTCGGAGTTACGCCAGGAACTTTCTCTCGGTTGATCGTCTGGGAACGGTGACCTGCGCAGCTGCAGAACGCGGGGAAAACGAGCAGTTTGTGGTGGAATACGCCACAGACGGTTCCGGACGCTGGGCTTTCAGAAACAAGAAACAGAAGCATTATTTGGCGGGAACTCAAGATAAAATCGACTGCCTAGCCAAGAAGGCATCCGAGGAGGAGCTATCACTGTGGAACACCCCCTTCGTGCTTCACCCCCAACTGACCCTGTTTTCGCTCGCCGGGAAGAAATTTGCGATCGCCGATAAGGACGGAGTGAAGGTATCGGGTACAAAAGCGTGGGGTTCGCATGCTTTATTCACGCTGGTATATCACTGCGGGAAATATCGGTTCATTACCGCCGATAATCGATCTCTGTGTAAAGACGGTACATTGGTGGACACGCACGACAAGGACACGTTATTCGGCATCGAGGTACATCTCAGCGTCGATAAGGCCCTCACTGGCCTAGCCTTCAAAGACAACGAAGGCCGATTCCTGTCCGCGAGTTCCGCTTCCGGTCTCCTTAAAGCGCAACAGAAGCAGCTGAAAAAAGAGACTCTCTTCCGGTTCGACCTTTGTCATCCTCAGGTCAGCATTCTAGGAACAGAGGGCAAGATGGCGCATGTTGCCTTCGGAAATGAAGTCATGCTTAAGAAACAAAACAACGAGCCATCAACATCTGAAATTTTCCAG TTGGAATACCacggaaagaaaaaaaaatggtccaTTGAAACCTATGAGGGTACATTCTGGGGAGTAGGGCAAAGGGGTAGAATTGATGCTAATGCCAAAACAGTATCAGATGACAACCTTTTCGAGATCACGTGGCTTTCTAACGGAATGGCTGCCATTAAAGGGTCTAACGGGAAACCATTAGtgagtaccggaaccggaaatctGGCGGCCAACCTTCCGGACGACGCTATAGACGAAGGTTTCCAGATCCGACTTCTGAACCGTCCCCAGATCGTCTTCCGGTGTGACTTTGGTTACATAGGCATGAAAAACGCAACCGGAAGTAACAAAGACGAGTACATCTGCACCAAGCCGTTCCCGAGCGTTATTTCCGTTCAACAAATGGAGGACGGGAAATATAGTCTGCAGAGCGAGAATGGAAAGTATTGGTGCATCAATCTGCAAGCCGGGGGATATCCATCCATTAAAGCGAACAGCGCCGAACCTGTTCCGTTCGTTCTGGAATTTCGGGATACCTTGGTGGTTACCATTTTGGCGCCAAATGAACGGTATATGACCTGCGACAAAGTGGGTCATTTTCACGCAACTTCCACAGAGCCAGGGTCGAAATGTTTGCTGTTCATATGA
- the LOC128163840 gene encoding fascin-like yields MNYANTFEWVIGIVNAEDKYLTAERYGNKINAGGLALRQKQKWTVEFNDDESVFIRSYVGSYISVDRLGTVTCETRERGDDEKFMLEYAADGSARWAFRSRKHKYFLAGTGEGINCLAKRASDEDLSLWYTPFAMHPQVTIFSMLGKKFAIADSNHISLAGIKAWGPRALFTMEFTHGKYRFKTSDNRYLSKTGSLVSTQDEDTLFGMEIHLSEDKRLKGLAFKDNDGRYLSATGPSGTLRTNYKVLRKEEFFRLEECHPQVIIVGNGGKTASVGMEVMLKIIRVPTQSEIFQLEYDSGKKKWSIETYDGTFWGVTQDGRIEAVTKTLSDNNMFEIRWLSNGRARIRGSNGKYLASKGTGNLAARIPEDADDSGFQIRLLNRPVIVFRCEFGFIGIKTIPGSNNDEYICTKAYPSVITLKQMNDGKYSLRSENGKYWCLSIPTGGYPSIKANSAEPVPFVMEFRDSSLVTILAPNGRYLHCDKVGHFHASALEPDAQCLLYC; encoded by the exons ATGAACTATGCGAATACATTTGAGTGGGTGATTGGGATCGTGAACGCGGAAGACAAATATCTTACTGCGGAAAGATACGGGAACAAAATCAACGCAGGGGGGCTCGCTCTACGACAGAAACAAAAATGGACCGTAGAATTTAACGACGACGAAAGCGTATTCATCCGAAGTTATGTCGGGAGTTACATTTCCGTCGATCGGCTCGGAACGGTCACGTGTGAAACCAGGGAGCGCGGGGATGACGAGAAATTCATGCTGGAGTATGCTGCAGACGGGTCGGCTCGCTGGGCTTTTAGAAGCAGGAAGCATAAATACTTCCTGGCCGGAACTGGCGAGGGGATAAACTGTCTCGCCAAGAGGGCCTCGGACGAAGACTTGTCACTCTGGTATACTCCTTTTGCTATGCATCCCCAGGTGACAATCTTTTCGATGCTAGGCAAGAAATTTGCGATCGCGGATTCCAATCACATTTCTTTGGCGGGTATCAAAGCATGGGGCCCTCGGGCCTTGTTTACAATGGAGTTCACGCACGGGAAGTATCGATTCAAAACCTCCGATAATCGATACCTCTCCAAAACTGGATCGCTGGTTTCCACCCAAGACGAGGACACGTTGTTTGGAATGGAAATTCACTTAAGTGAAGACAAGCGGCTGAAAGGTTTAGCGTTCAAAGACAACGATGGTAGATACCTCTCGGCCACTGGACCCTCTGGGACTCTCAGAACTAACTACAAAGTCCTGCGCAAGGAAGAATTCTTCCGCCTGGAAGAATGCCACCCACAGGTCATCATTGTGGGAAATGGCGGGAAAACGGCCTCCGTGGGGATGGAAGTCATGCTGAAGATCATCCGGGTCCCAACTCAGTCCGAAATTTTTCAA ttGGAATACGACAGCGGGAAAAAGAAATGGTCAATTGAAACCTATGATGGAACATTTTGGGGCGTGACACAAGATGGCCGAATCGAGGCAGTTACAAAAACGTTATCAGACAACAATATGTTCGAAATACGTTGGCTATCTAACGGAAGGGCGAGAATCAGGGGGTCCAATGGGAAATACTTAGCCAGCAAAGGGACTGGGAACTTAGCCGCCCGTATTCCGGAAGATGCAGACGACAGCGGTTTCCAGATCCGGCTTCTTAATCGCCCGGTGATCGTATTCCGGTGTGAGTTTGGATTCATCGGAATTAAAACTATTCCCGGAAGTAACAATGACGAGTACATTTGTACCAAGGCTTACCCGAGTGTTATAACACTGAAGCAGATGAACGATGGGAAATACAGCTTACGGAGTGAAAACGGGAAATATTGGTGTCTCAGCATACCAACAGGAGGTTACCCTTCTATTAAAGCGAACAGCGCCGAGCCTGTTCCGTTTGTGATGGAATTTCGGGACTCCTCGCTTGTCACAATTTTGGCGCCAAACGGTCGTTATCTGCATTGCGATAAAGTGGGCCATTTTCATGCTTCTGCGTTGGAGCCAGACGCGCAATGTTTGCTgtattgttaa
- the LOC128163138 gene encoding neurogenic differentiation factor 6-A-like, translating into MPIKLQNPSMDTDLDLSLAGSDFEDADIEDFSDINESDFDQCSIKSSSSSKRSNTRDEKEPKTNKDEPKVPKKRGPKKKRMTKARIAKLRMRRVKANARERNRMHGLNDALDVLRQHVPCYSKNQKLSKIETLRLARNYIGALADILKSGMKPDSISFAKALSKGLSQNTMNLVAGGLQLNPRTLLPESSFGKPFQFYYNNSYQVSPNNDQYPQAYNNPQSYNQSPPNPVISASISPNRIMSYTAHINQSSLRGDPSCQMSPSSIGYATSCDTSPLQISKAAAVPSLQVEAVTSTNFMRCDSTGDSYMCGMTGRNLNNNGIYSHGHVTSSQECNPYIMLEDISEFQPDSTVNPEMNIISAASNLFDVTG; encoded by the coding sequence ATGCCAATAAAGCTACAGAATCCCAGCATGGACACAGATTTAGATCTCAGTCTTGCAGGAAGTGATTTTGAAGATGCGGACATTGAAGATTTTTCAGACATTAACGAAAGCGATTTCGACCAGTGTAGCATAAAATCTTCAAGCAGTTCCAAACGTTCTAATACTCGGGACGAAAAAGAACCAAAAACAAATAAGGATGAACCCAAAGTGCCGAAAAAACGAGGTCCAAAAAAGAAGAGGATGACCAAAGCTCGAATAGCTAAACTGCGCATGCGTCGAGTGAAGGCTAATGCCCGTGAACGTAATCGAATGCATGGACTGAATGACGCATTAGATGTGTTACGTCAACACGTGCCTTGTTATTCCAAAAACCAAAAACTGTCCAAAATAGAAACCTTGCGTCTCGCCAGAAATTACATCGGTGCCTTAGCAGACATTTTAAAATCGGGAATGAAACCGGATTCGATTTCTTTCGCCAAAGCCTTATcaaagggactgtctcaaaacaCGATGAACTTGGTGGCCGGCGGCTTACAACTGAACCCCCGGACCCTTCTCCCGGAGTCGTCGTTTGGGAAACCGTTCCAATTTTATTACAATAACTCGTACCAAGTGTCTCCGAACAATGACCAGTACCCACAGGCCTATAACAACCCACAGTCGTACAACCAGTCCCCTCCAAACCCCGTTATAAGTGCCTCGATTTCGCCCAACCGTATTATGTCTTACACTGCTCATATCAACCAATCCTCTCTCAGAGGAGATCCGTCTTGCCAAATGTCGCCTTCTTCTATTGGATACGCCACGTCATGTGACACCAGTCCTCTGCAAATCAGCAAAGCCGCCGCTGTGCCTTCTCTTCAAGTCGAAGCTGTGACGTCAACAAATTTCATGCGCTGTGACAGCACCGGCGACTCGTATATGTGTGGCATGACCGGGAGAAATCTCAACAACAATGGGATCTATTCACATGGTCACGTGACATCATCTCAGGAATGCAATCCTTATATCATGCTGGAAGACATCTCCGAGTTCCAACCCGATTCAACAGTGAATCCGGAAATGAACATAATCAGCGCGGCTTCGAATCTGTTCGACGTCACAGGTTAA